One genomic segment of Gemmatimonas aurantiaca includes these proteins:
- a CDS encoding MlaD family protein, producing MTTKRRDEVLVGLLLLVAIVIGLGGTIWIARGGLSKGYSMYARFPWGAGLKQGQPVLLAGVQVGFVDEVKLIPDGTITVTLQIQKEHQVPAGTTASVKPNGIFGDQLIALQPIKGAQGYMSRGDTIPVGPGTPGTDELLTKGDSIAANVLALTDETRAQFVADGGVKDIRRTVADLTKLVAQLSAVATAQSTQLTKTQEQLRRTLASIDSVKVDSSVKNVQAMTASFEQLSRELRETNGKVQLVVDKVSNGNGTAGKLMNDPAVYTRMDSLLAHIDALVLDLQKNPRRYINLKIF from the coding sequence GACGTGACGAAGTGCTGGTCGGCCTGCTGTTGCTGGTCGCCATCGTCATCGGACTCGGCGGCACCATCTGGATCGCCCGCGGCGGATTGTCGAAGGGCTATTCGATGTATGCGCGCTTCCCGTGGGGCGCGGGACTCAAGCAGGGGCAGCCGGTGCTGCTGGCCGGTGTGCAGGTGGGTTTCGTGGACGAGGTCAAACTCATCCCCGACGGAACGATCACCGTCACGCTGCAGATCCAGAAGGAACACCAGGTCCCCGCAGGCACGACCGCATCCGTGAAACCCAACGGCATCTTCGGCGATCAGCTCATCGCACTGCAACCGATCAAAGGCGCGCAGGGATACATGAGCCGGGGCGATACGATTCCCGTGGGTCCCGGTACGCCGGGCACCGATGAGTTGCTCACCAAGGGCGATTCCATCGCCGCCAATGTTCTCGCGCTGACCGACGAAACCCGCGCGCAGTTCGTGGCAGATGGCGGCGTGAAGGACATCCGCCGCACGGTGGCCGATCTCACGAAGCTGGTAGCGCAACTCAGCGCGGTCGCCACCGCCCAGTCGACACAGCTCACGAAGACGCAGGAGCAGCTCCGTCGCACCCTGGCGAGCATCGATTCCGTGAAGGTGGATTCGAGCGTGAAGAACGTGCAGGCCATGACGGCAAGCTTCGAGCAGCTGTCACGGGAGTTGCGCGAAACCAACGGCAAGGTCCAACTGGTGGTGGACAAGGTGTCCAACGGCAACGGCACCGCCGGGAAGCTGATGAACGATCCGGCGGTGTACACGCGCATGGATTCGCTGCTGGCGCACATCGATGCCCTGGTGCTCGATCTGCAGAAGAATCCGCGGCGGTATATAAATTTGAAGATATTTTGA